The following proteins are co-located in the Dyadobacter chenwenxiniae genome:
- a CDS encoding mechanosensitive ion channel family protein, translated as MIFAQISKIANPIVVKLDKWFDESIRFVPNLIIAILILVVFRFLARYGSRFMEKGLGRASQNIALVSLISALTRIAIVTTGLFFALGVLGLDKTVTSLLAGAGVLALALGFAFQDLTTNFISGAFIAIQRPIKVGDVIETNGFTGKVLSIGLRSVKLDNFAGQLVELPSKDIFQKPIVNFTHSGDRRVQLECSIGYKDDLFMVEELALSAINPLPFLDKKKMVELNFIRFSEKSIDFEVLIWIDQVKIGPGPAKSLAMKAIKKVFDENNIAFPTQVRPLDLLPPLTKD; from the coding sequence ATGATATTTGCACAAATTTCCAAAATAGCCAATCCGATCGTAGTGAAACTGGACAAATGGTTCGACGAAAGTATTCGTTTTGTTCCTAACCTCATCATTGCGATCCTGATACTCGTGGTTTTTCGTTTCCTGGCACGTTACGGTAGCCGTTTTATGGAAAAAGGACTCGGAAGGGCATCCCAAAACATTGCATTGGTCAGTCTGATTTCCGCATTAACCCGTATAGCCATCGTCACGACAGGCTTGTTTTTTGCTTTGGGTGTTTTGGGTTTGGACAAAACAGTAACATCATTGCTGGCCGGAGCCGGCGTGCTTGCATTGGCGCTTGGTTTCGCTTTCCAGGATCTTACAACTAACTTTATATCAGGAGCTTTCATTGCCATTCAGAGGCCCATCAAAGTAGGCGATGTCATTGAAACCAATGGATTTACGGGCAAAGTGCTTTCAATAGGATTACGGTCGGTGAAGCTGGATAATTTCGCGGGTCAGCTGGTCGAACTTCCAAGTAAAGATATTTTTCAAAAACCAATCGTAAACTTCACACATTCAGGCGATAGGAGGGTGCAGCTCGAATGCAGCATTGGTTACAAGGACGATTTGTTTATGGTCGAAGAGCTAGCGCTTTCCGCCATTAACCCACTTCCTTTTTTGGATAAAAAGAAAATGGTAGAACTAAACTTCATCCGTTTTAGCGAAAAAAGCATTGATTTTGAGGTGTTAATCTGGATTGATCAGGTGAAGATCGGTCCGGGGCCAGCAAAAAGTTTGGCTATGAAGGCGATCAAAAAGGTTTTTGATGAGA
- a CDS encoding SHOCT domain-containing protein, which translates to MKALTSLGKQYIEEIASKYNLKNETVESLLKAVIGGNGTMAQFNIAELGGSGQWMKGGMTMVGDMFNNSLKSIVDKLCNELSELVSTNVLYEEAADRPTAERPITDHSNLDRPTASEPSVDRFSSQHQGNGFSSVSSGSWPAVFGNPTASGSQNNFRYAYFAPVRRLVIEENGKQIIYDTKHHHITGISQQQGSGNSYKFTSQEGQVDLGSLQLISEPGEQTQPTPEIAYDVTSTADLRSETTDRSPADRSTTDRSPQDIIIATIEKVNILFEKGQISEEEFKAKKQELLSRL; encoded by the coding sequence ATGAAAGCACTTACAAGTTTAGGGAAACAATACATTGAAGAGATTGCATCAAAATATAATCTCAAAAACGAGACTGTTGAGTCACTCTTAAAAGCAGTAATCGGCGGAAACGGAACAATGGCCCAGTTCAACATTGCTGAACTGGGCGGCTCCGGACAGTGGATGAAAGGCGGTATGACGATGGTGGGTGATATGTTCAATAATTCGTTGAAAAGCATAGTGGACAAGCTTTGCAATGAATTGTCGGAACTGGTGTCTACCAACGTTTTATACGAAGAAGCTGCGGACCGTCCAACCGCGGAGCGTCCGATTACGGATCATTCCAACTTAGATCGTCCAACTGCCAGTGAGCCATCGGTCGACCGTTTTTCATCACAACACCAAGGAAACGGGTTCTCTTCGGTTTCAAGCGGTTCTTGGCCAGCGGTTTTTGGCAATCCGACAGCAAGCGGTTCGCAAAATAACTTTCGCTACGCTTACTTTGCGCCGGTACGAAGGTTGGTGATTGAGGAAAATGGCAAGCAGATAATTTATGACACCAAACACCATCATATTACGGGCATTTCGCAGCAGCAAGGTTCGGGAAATTCCTACAAGTTCACCAGCCAGGAAGGGCAAGTCGATTTGGGCAGTCTGCAATTGATTTCAGAACCGGGCGAGCAAACGCAGCCCACGCCAGAGATTGCGTATGACGTGACATCCACAGCCGATTTGCGTAGTGAAACCACTGACCGCAGCCCGGCTGACCGCAGTACGACTGACCGCAGCCCCCAGGACATCATTATTGCAACCATTGAAAAGGTGAATATTTTGTTTGAGAAAGGGCAGATAAGTGAGGAAGAATTTAAAGCGAAAAAGCAGGAATTGCTTTCGAGACTGTAA
- a CDS encoding T9SS type A sorting domain-containing protein yields the protein MKRNYTLLFLFVASTLFAQPGSLDNTFGQSGKVMTDISQLFNFGYKLLVQPDGKIIQIGFSAPAQFYGNFSIVRYDTNGSLDSTFGINGIVETFFGSDEDVAFSGTLQPDGKIIAAGYSWNGTTYDFAMVRYTVDGFRDMNFGVNGVVTTDFANNYDKANQVILQADGKILLVGVSGDQSSIDLDLAFARYDSNGSPDNNFGTNGKTLIDIDASKRWQSARAVTLQSDGKIVITGFTDLPNRNGSYTNVLITTRLNSNGVLDKGFGINGTVKSEIGEDAVGISIKTQSDGKLLVLASSKAVKIGGYEDFVLVRYLSNGMLDSSFGQNGIVITTFDNTDDIPGDLLIQPDGKIIAVGTVAVNNGSTLDFVMARYKPDGSPDNTFGNGGKIKTDFAGSWDFGTSATLQKDGKILIGGYSRNGNDYNFALARYNNDSSLPVKLLSFEARLIESKVQLNWKTELEINNDYFEIQRSSNGVEWSKIGLIKSNNNVNNSYSFTDSSPWTGVNLYRLKMVDTDRTFAFSGIREIILNSNLPLDLVEVFPNPAHEKLNIKINNCSPKSVELVDQSGRTVYFSDKYVESIDLGNFTAGHYMLLFIQNDGSHISKKVVIQN from the coding sequence ATGAAAAGAAACTACACATTATTATTTCTATTCGTTGCCAGCACGCTGTTTGCCCAGCCTGGGTCATTAGACAATACGTTCGGACAAAGCGGGAAAGTAATGACGGATATTAGTCAACTGTTTAATTTTGGATATAAGCTATTGGTCCAACCCGACGGAAAAATCATTCAGATCGGATTTTCTGCACCTGCTCAGTTTTATGGCAATTTCAGCATTGTTCGTTACGACACGAACGGATCGCTGGATTCTACCTTTGGAATCAACGGAATTGTAGAGACTTTTTTTGGAAGCGACGAAGATGTCGCATTCTCCGGTACTCTACAGCCGGACGGCAAAATTATTGCAGCAGGTTATTCCTGGAATGGCACAACCTATGATTTTGCCATGGTCAGATATACGGTAGACGGATTTAGGGATATGAATTTCGGAGTTAATGGCGTTGTGACAACGGACTTCGCAAATAACTATGACAAAGCAAACCAAGTTATACTTCAAGCAGACGGCAAAATCCTTCTCGTAGGAGTCTCAGGCGATCAGTCCTCAATAGACCTGGATTTGGCCTTTGCCAGATATGATTCTAATGGATCTCCTGATAATAACTTCGGCACTAATGGCAAGACATTAATAGACATAGATGCTAGCAAAAGGTGGCAGTCTGCCAGAGCTGTGACTTTACAAAGCGATGGAAAAATTGTTATAACTGGCTTTACTGACCTACCAAACCGAAATGGTTCTTATACCAATGTATTGATTACCACTCGGCTTAATTCAAATGGGGTCCTAGATAAGGGATTTGGCATTAATGGTACGGTAAAATCCGAAATAGGGGAAGATGCTGTCGGAATTTCAATTAAAACACAGTCTGACGGAAAACTATTAGTTTTGGCATCAAGTAAAGCCGTTAAAATTGGAGGTTACGAAGACTTCGTACTAGTAAGATATCTGTCAAACGGAATGTTGGATAGTAGTTTTGGTCAAAACGGAATAGTGATCACTACTTTTGACAACACTGATGACATTCCCGGAGATTTACTTATTCAACCGGATGGAAAAATAATAGCCGTTGGCACAGTTGCAGTTAACAATGGATCGACCCTTGATTTTGTAATGGCTCGATACAAGCCTGATGGGTCGCCGGATAACACATTTGGAAATGGCGGAAAAATTAAAACTGACTTTGCCGGAAGCTGGGACTTCGGCACATCCGCCACTCTTCAAAAGGATGGGAAGATCCTAATCGGCGGTTACTCCAGAAATGGCAATGACTATAATTTTGCGTTGGCAAGATATAACAATGATTCCTCTCTACCCGTAAAACTGCTCTCCTTTGAAGCCCGATTGATAGAATCAAAAGTTCAGCTCAATTGGAAAACGGAACTTGAAATTAACAACGACTATTTCGAAATACAGCGAAGTTCCAACGGTGTAGAGTGGTCAAAAATAGGGCTTATAAAATCTAACAACAACGTAAATAATTCATATTCCTTCACCGATTCAAGCCCCTGGACAGGTGTAAATCTTTACCGTCTTAAAATGGTTGACACTGACCGGACTTTTGCATTCAGCGGTATTAGAGAAATTATTCTTAACTCAAATTTACCGCTAGACCTGGTTGAGGTTTTCCCAAATCCCGCCCACGAAAAGCTAAATATCAAAATCAATAATTGCTCGCCGAAAAGCGTTGAACTAGTCGACCAATCTGGACGAACAGTCTACTTCTCAGACAAATATGTTGAATCCATTGACCTTGGAAACTTTACAGCTGGGCATTATATGCTTCTATTTATCCAGAACGATGGATCACACATTTCTAAGAAAGTTGTCATTCAAAACTAA
- a CDS encoding TolC family protein, with protein sequence MKKLFLNQDIKSVRAFAILLMLSPLLSFGQTETLSLQKAIELAQSRNRDLRIDSINMHKAKQQTAITRGLLMPNISLTGQFQHYFQKPVFFGLNGNTSNSEKIGYARFGGEDIGAAQISLVQPIYNSGTKHEIERRKLLEKQSQLSFRQREVDVVAQVKQNYVQLLVLNERLKLQKESIVRNQKALNDSRSLLAQGRALRVDTLRAYTSVKNLEPDVLRLNYALQISQQQLRNLLGDVSETNYVLSDSLELNSDESIPAEEGTYKLSIQQRPDLQILTLNKEINDKEIDLYKSARLPVVSFISQYQIQTQTNQFRFGNAAYPPVFFAGVQFSIPIFSGNQNVNKIALGKIERQQADVIYNNAQEQLKTEVKQVLASLVETSERIKTQQNVSETAELSYSITKYRYEKGVASRLELIDSEFALTAAKSNYLEAVYDYLSSKIELDRITGNVKDQL encoded by the coding sequence ATGAAAAAGTTATTTTTAAATCAAGATATAAAATCGGTAAGAGCATTTGCCATTCTGCTGATGCTGAGTCCTTTGCTGTCCTTCGGGCAGACCGAAACGCTGTCATTGCAAAAGGCGATCGAGCTCGCGCAAAGCCGCAACCGCGACCTGCGGATCGACTCGATCAACATGCACAAAGCAAAACAACAGACCGCCATTACGCGCGGTTTGTTGATGCCCAACATTAGTTTGACAGGCCAGTTTCAGCACTATTTTCAAAAGCCGGTTTTCTTCGGCCTTAATGGAAACACCAGCAATTCTGAAAAGATTGGTTACGCCAGATTTGGCGGAGAGGATATTGGCGCAGCTCAAATTTCACTGGTTCAACCTATTTACAATTCCGGCACGAAGCATGAGATCGAGCGCAGAAAGCTTCTTGAAAAACAGAGTCAGCTTTCCTTTCGTCAAAGGGAAGTGGACGTGGTGGCGCAGGTAAAGCAAAATTACGTTCAGCTGCTTGTTTTGAATGAGAGGCTGAAGTTGCAAAAGGAAAGCATTGTCAGAAACCAAAAGGCGTTAAATGATTCGCGCTCATTGCTTGCACAAGGCCGCGCATTACGCGTGGACACATTGAGAGCCTATACATCTGTAAAAAATCTGGAACCTGATGTGCTGAGACTTAATTATGCATTACAGATTAGCCAGCAGCAATTGCGTAACTTGCTAGGAGATGTTTCGGAGACAAATTACGTGCTTTCCGATTCCCTCGAACTCAATTCCGATGAGTCGATTCCGGCGGAAGAAGGAACATATAAATTATCCATTCAACAAAGACCCGATTTGCAGATTCTTACATTGAACAAAGAAATCAATGATAAAGAAATCGACTTATATAAATCGGCGCGGCTACCGGTTGTGAGTTTCATAAGCCAATATCAAATTCAAACGCAGACTAATCAGTTTCGTTTTGGTAATGCTGCATATCCACCCGTTTTCTTCGCAGGAGTCCAGTTTTCAATTCCCATCTTTAGTGGAAATCAAAATGTGAACAAAATAGCATTAGGCAAAATCGAGCGACAGCAAGCTGATGTCATTTACAACAATGCTCAGGAACAACTTAAAACCGAAGTCAAGCAGGTTTTAGCAAGTCTGGTAGAAACATCTGAACGGATAAAAACCCAGCAAAACGTCTCCGAAACCGCAGAACTAAGTTATTCTATCACGAAGTACAGATATGAAAAAGGCGTCGCTTCCCGGCTTGAACTGATAGATTCCGAATTTGCATTGACAGCGGCAAAATCCAATTATCTGGAAGCAGTTTATGATTATTTATCCTCAAAAATAGAATTGGACCGCATTACGGGGAATGTAAAGGATCAGCTATAA
- a CDS encoding efflux RND transporter permease subunit has product MSAISQVSISRPVLAGVMSVLLILFGIVGYTFLGTREYPVTDSPIVMVTTVYPGASADIIASQVTKPLEEAIAEANGIRSVSSTSREQVSIITVEFELNADLEAAANDVRDKVSKSRQQLPTDIEPTIVEKAGPADFLVFLTVQSKTKTLEDVTDFVNINIKERLQSIPGVRLVDSYAGRKRAMRLRMDPVKLASYGLTPTDIQTALQRENVDLPSGRIEGENTEVTLRTQGRLVTEDDFNNMILRESDGAIVRFKDVGQAVMSSQNERTAMIVYNGKVADYGVGTGVSPQRGANSLAIVDEFKKRFEEIKKTAPKEYEIALGKDFTVPVRNSLSEVEETLLLAFALVSLIIFVFLRDWRSTLIPLLAIPVSIVSAFFIMYIADFSINVLTLLGLVLAIGLVVDDAIIVLENIYSKVEEGMSPIQAAREGSNEIYFAVISTTITLVAVFLPILFLGGLTGRLFKEFAIVVAGSVTVSAFVALTLTPMMSAYLLKSGTSQNWLYKKTEPWFVSMNNAYARSLSAFMKVRWLGIVLLLVSFGVAFWLAPKLPSELAPLEDRSMVGLAVMAPEGTSYESMEQSMKEIGNFVSDSIPDLNEERTYTAVAAAGGTLTQPVNGGFQWIFLKEPKDRKSGLTQQQIFMKLVGASQKFRNVLIIPIQLPTIGGYGNTQPVQYVVQAPDLKALIDIMPKLMGEVSGNKKLVFADADFKINRPEISISIDRQRAAQLGISTQAIGQTLQLALSSRRYGYFIHNDRQYEVIGQLDREDRSAPYDLKSLYLKSGSGQMVSLDNLTKQNEGISPPAIYRYNQSYSATISATPAAGVSLGEAIQELDKITSKELPKGFSTALAGQSRDYSESSSSLIFAFIFAIVLIYLVLAAQFESLVDPFIILLTVPMALTGALLSLWFTEQTVNIFSQIGIIMLIGLITKNGILIVEFANQSKEGGTSTFEAAKIAAVSRFRPILMTTLAMIFGTLPIALSLGTASGSRQSLGIVVVGGLIFAGILTLYVIPSIYSYLSRPHKKRKEDGNEAIAEETLVHTH; this is encoded by the coding sequence ATGAGTGCTATTTCACAAGTAAGTATTTCCCGGCCGGTTCTGGCCGGGGTAATGTCCGTACTGCTTATACTTTTCGGGATTGTTGGTTACACATTTTTGGGAACGCGGGAATATCCCGTTACTGATTCCCCGATTGTAATGGTAACAACGGTTTATCCCGGTGCAAGTGCCGACATCATTGCCTCTCAGGTTACAAAGCCTTTGGAGGAAGCTATTGCGGAAGCGAACGGAATCCGTTCTGTATCATCCACTTCCCGCGAACAGGTGAGCATTATCACCGTTGAATTTGAATTGAATGCTGATCTGGAAGCAGCGGCAAATGATGTTCGGGATAAGGTTTCTAAATCCCGCCAGCAACTGCCGACCGACATTGAACCGACTATTGTGGAGAAAGCGGGACCCGCGGATTTCCTGGTGTTCCTTACCGTTCAAAGCAAGACCAAAACACTGGAAGATGTTACCGATTTTGTTAATATCAACATCAAGGAAAGGTTGCAATCCATCCCCGGCGTAAGGCTAGTGGATTCATACGCAGGCAGAAAACGCGCCATGCGATTAAGAATGGATCCGGTAAAGTTGGCTTCTTACGGCCTCACGCCGACTGACATTCAAACTGCATTACAACGTGAAAACGTGGATTTACCGAGTGGTCGCATTGAAGGCGAAAACACCGAAGTAACATTGCGGACGCAGGGAAGGCTGGTTACGGAGGATGATTTTAATAACATGATCCTGAGGGAAAGTGACGGAGCGATTGTGCGGTTCAAAGATGTGGGGCAGGCAGTAATGTCGTCTCAAAATGAACGGACTGCGATGATTGTATATAATGGTAAAGTTGCCGATTACGGCGTAGGAACGGGTGTAAGCCCGCAGCGTGGCGCCAACTCGCTGGCCATTGTGGATGAGTTTAAGAAACGTTTTGAAGAAATTAAAAAGACAGCTCCAAAAGAATACGAAATCGCCCTTGGTAAAGACTTTACAGTTCCAGTAAGAAACTCATTATCAGAAGTTGAAGAGACATTATTGCTTGCCTTCGCGTTGGTTTCACTCATCATATTCGTGTTTCTGAGAGACTGGCGAAGCACGTTGATCCCCCTGCTGGCCATCCCTGTTTCGATCGTTTCGGCCTTTTTCATCATGTACATTGCCGATTTCTCAATCAATGTTCTTACACTTTTGGGGTTGGTTTTGGCGATTGGGCTTGTGGTCGATGATGCGATTATCGTTTTGGAAAACATTTATAGTAAAGTTGAAGAAGGAATGTCGCCCATCCAGGCGGCACGGGAAGGTTCAAATGAAATTTACTTCGCTGTTATTTCCACCACCATTACACTCGTCGCGGTGTTCCTGCCAATCCTCTTTTTGGGCGGTCTTACGGGTCGTTTGTTCAAAGAATTTGCCATTGTCGTAGCGGGTTCAGTGACTGTTTCAGCATTCGTCGCGCTTACTTTGACGCCTATGATGAGTGCTTACCTGCTCAAATCGGGCACTTCGCAAAACTGGCTTTATAAAAAGACTGAGCCTTGGTTTGTATCCATGAACAATGCTTACGCTCGATCGCTTTCAGCATTTATGAAAGTACGCTGGTTGGGTATCGTATTGCTTTTGGTGTCATTTGGTGTTGCTTTCTGGCTTGCACCGAAACTGCCGTCCGAGCTTGCGCCGCTGGAAGACAGGTCTATGGTAGGACTCGCGGTAATGGCTCCCGAAGGCACGTCTTATGAAAGTATGGAGCAAAGCATGAAGGAAATTGGAAATTTCGTGAGCGATTCCATTCCTGATTTGAACGAAGAGCGTACATATACGGCTGTTGCAGCCGCGGGTGGAACATTAACGCAGCCTGTGAACGGCGGGTTTCAATGGATTTTTCTCAAAGAACCTAAGGACCGTAAAAGCGGATTGACGCAACAGCAGATATTTATGAAGCTTGTTGGCGCTTCGCAAAAGTTCAGAAATGTGCTTATTATCCCCATTCAGCTGCCGACCATTGGTGGTTACGGAAATACGCAGCCAGTTCAATATGTTGTTCAGGCACCTGATTTGAAAGCACTGATTGACATTATGCCAAAGCTGATGGGCGAGGTGAGCGGCAATAAAAAGCTGGTTTTTGCTGACGCAGATTTCAAAATCAACCGCCCCGAAATCAGCATCAGCATCGACCGTCAACGCGCTGCCCAATTGGGCATTTCCACACAGGCCATCGGGCAAACATTGCAACTTGCGCTAAGCAGCAGGAGATACGGTTACTTTATCCACAATGACCGCCAGTACGAAGTGATCGGCCAGCTGGACCGGGAAGACAGGTCTGCGCCTTATGACTTGAAATCATTGTATTTGAAATCAGGAAGTGGTCAAATGGTGTCCCTGGACAACCTTACCAAGCAAAATGAAGGAATTAGTCCTCCTGCGATTTACCGTTACAACCAATCTTACAGCGCGACTATTTCAGCAACGCCCGCCGCTGGGGTAAGCTTGGGTGAAGCCATTCAGGAATTGGATAAAATCACGTCCAAAGAACTTCCGAAGGGTTTCAGCACAGCATTGGCAGGACAAAGCCGTGATTATTCAGAAAGTAGTTCAAGTTTGATCTTCGCATTCATTTTCGCCATCGTCCTGATTTATCTGGTTCTGGCCGCACAGTTTGAAAGTTTGGTGGATCCGTTTATTATTCTTCTGACAGTGCCCATGGCTTTAACAGGCGCACTCCTAAGTCTTTGGTTCACAGAACAGACAGTTAATATTTTCAGCCAGATCGGGATCATTATGCTCATTGGTCTGATCACCAAAAACGGGATCCTGATCGTTGAGTTTGCCAACCAAAGCAAGGAAGGAGGCACGTCAACATTTGAAGCCGCCAAGATAGCAGCCGTATCCAGGTTCCGTCCCATCCTCATGACCACGCTTGCGATGATTTTCGGAACATTGCCTATTGCACTGTCGCTTGGGACAGCATCGGGAAGCCGCCAGTCACTGGGAATCGTGGTAGTGGGCGGCTTGATCTTCGCCGGAATTCTGACGCTTTATGTAATTCCTTCGATATATTCTTACCTGTCCAGGCCGCATAAAAAGCGTAAGGAAGATGGAAACGAAGCAATTGCAGAAGAGACCTTAGTACACACGCATTAA
- a CDS encoding efflux RND transporter periplasmic adaptor subunit produces MEKTIQSAKIISGLIITAVILLSVFFKGYTSEKPEPAKATAKEQPAGVAAVGVPVDGQVLHSESLNEEMTVSGTLMAYQEVSISSELNRKVIAVHAKEGKFVKAGTLLFKLDDADLLAELEQLKQQEKLVLLNERRLKDLIDREAAIQQDYDQAFTNLKVLEAKIEQLKVMIAKTSIRAPFSGYLGIVNVYTGAFVTPGSPLALLTDNSRLKIDFAVPEKHANTLKTGDEVQYNVESNDKIYKGRIVAHEAGLDQKTKTLLMRAVTDNKGSELLPGQSARLTLRLSNTGNALMVPNQALIPSSKGYSVYVANAGKAGFKAIEVGERNAYSVHVTKGLAPGDTIITSNMLRLTPGSAIQLVSIK; encoded by the coding sequence ATGGAAAAGACCATTCAATCTGCCAAGATCATATCAGGCCTCATTATTACTGCCGTGATATTGTTATCCGTATTCTTTAAGGGATACACATCCGAAAAGCCTGAGCCAGCGAAAGCAACAGCAAAAGAGCAACCTGCCGGCGTCGCCGCGGTCGGTGTCCCCGTCGACGGCCAGGTGCTTCATTCGGAATCATTAAATGAAGAAATGACTGTTTCGGGAACGCTGATGGCCTATCAGGAAGTAAGCATTTCAAGTGAACTTAACCGCAAAGTGATCGCGGTTCATGCCAAAGAAGGAAAATTCGTAAAAGCCGGAACATTGTTGTTCAAACTGGATGACGCCGATTTGCTTGCAGAACTGGAACAATTGAAACAACAGGAAAAACTGGTTTTACTTAATGAAAGAAGACTTAAAGACTTGATTGACAGGGAAGCAGCCATTCAGCAAGATTACGATCAGGCATTTACGAATCTGAAAGTTTTGGAAGCGAAAATTGAGCAACTGAAAGTAATGATCGCAAAAACAAGCATCCGCGCACCATTTAGTGGTTACTTGGGCATTGTGAATGTGTACACCGGTGCATTTGTAACTCCGGGGAGTCCGCTGGCTTTGCTAACCGATAACAGCCGCTTGAAAATTGATTTCGCCGTTCCTGAAAAACATGCAAACACGCTGAAAACAGGCGATGAGGTACAGTACAACGTTGAATCCAACGATAAAATCTACAAAGGCAGGATCGTCGCGCATGAGGCAGGTCTTGATCAAAAAACCAAAACACTGCTAATGCGTGCCGTAACGGATAACAAAGGCAGTGAGTTGTTACCGGGCCAGAGTGCGCGCCTGACCTTACGTTTAAGCAACACCGGTAATGCCTTAATGGTCCCAAATCAGGCGCTAATCCCGTCTTCGAAAGGATACAGCGTATATGTGGCCAACGCGGGCAAGGCAGGTTTCAAAGCCATCGAGGTAGGCGAGCGCAATGCTTATTCTGTGCACGTTACAAAAGGACTTGCTCCTGGCGACACGATTATTACAAGCAATATGCTGCGTTTAACACCAGGTTCGGCCATTCAATTGGTCTCTATTAAATAA
- a CDS encoding ArsR/SmtB family transcription factor — MEVRRVERISKALSDPSRILILQELRQKEDCLYCHEISDFIDLTQPSISHHVKQLTDADLIVVEKEGRNVKYRLNKEVLNEYVQFLNKLQV; from the coding sequence ATGGAGGTCAGGAGAGTGGAGCGGATTTCGAAAGCGTTGAGCGACCCCAGCCGTATTCTTATATTACAGGAGTTGCGCCAGAAAGAAGATTGTTTGTATTGTCACGAGATTTCAGATTTCATTGATTTAACCCAGCCGTCGATTTCACATCATGTAAAGCAACTTACCGATGCGGATTTGATCGTTGTGGAGAAAGAAGGGAGAAACGTCAAATACAGATTGAACAAAGAGGTTCTTAACGAATACGTTCAGTTTTTGAACAAATTACAAGTCTGA
- a CDS encoding filamentous hemagglutinin — protein MDIYQIASQWEVSNIENDPSDPRETPPFDPRPEVPWPDVPEETPPFERDPETPPISPEPEMPPVEPVIPEVEPLRDPGGEPDIPAFN, from the coding sequence ATGGATATTTACCAAATAGCTTCTCAATGGGAAGTGTCTAACATTGAAAACGACCCTTCTGACCCGCGTGAAACGCCGCCTTTTGATCCGCGCCCCGAAGTTCCGTGGCCGGATGTGCCCGAAGAAACGCCTCCGTTTGAAAGAGACCCGGAAACGCCTCCAATAAGCCCGGAACCTGAAATGCCTCCCGTTGAACCAGTCATTCCCGAGGTGGAACCGTTGCGGGATCCCGGCGGAGAGCCTGATATCCCGGCTTTTAATTAA